Proteins from one Amycolatopsis benzoatilytica AK 16/65 genomic window:
- a CDS encoding MgtC/SapB family protein: protein MSVHALWSTGEQWELLPPVLLALLLSTVIGIEREVGNKQAGLRTHTLVGVGSAVFMLVSKYGFADLLGIEHVALDPSRIAAQIVSGIGFVGGGLIFVRRDAVRGLTTAATVWLAAAVGVASGAGLPVLAVATTAGLVVITRGFPPLSRFVARHRRQPPVLRLSYADGHGVLRSVLTACTDRGWAVHRVAVDRETVSEEGQRIAVVTLMLQGRGDLPELTAELAELPGVRSTATGTEDPLED from the coding sequence ATGTCCGTGCACGCTCTCTGGTCCACCGGCGAGCAGTGGGAACTGCTGCCGCCGGTTTTGCTCGCGCTGCTGCTGAGCACGGTGATCGGTATCGAACGCGAGGTCGGCAACAAGCAGGCCGGCCTGCGTACGCACACGTTGGTCGGCGTCGGGTCGGCAGTGTTCATGCTGGTGTCGAAGTACGGCTTCGCCGATCTGCTCGGCATCGAGCACGTCGCGCTCGACCCGTCCCGGATCGCCGCGCAGATCGTCTCCGGCATCGGCTTCGTCGGCGGCGGCTTGATCTTCGTGCGGCGCGACGCGGTGCGCGGCCTCACGACCGCCGCGACGGTGTGGCTCGCCGCGGCGGTCGGTGTCGCGAGCGGGGCCGGGCTGCCGGTGCTCGCGGTCGCGACCACTGCCGGGCTGGTGGTGATCACTCGCGGGTTCCCGCCGCTTTCCCGGTTCGTCGCACGCCATCGCCGGCAGCCGCCGGTCCTTCGGCTGAGCTACGCCGACGGACACGGCGTGCTGCGCTCGGTACTGACCGCGTGCACCGACCGGGGCTGGGCGGTGCACCGGGTCGCCGTCGATCGCGAAACAGTTTCCGAAGAGGGACAACGGATCGCGGTGGTCACACTGATGCTGCAGGGGCGCGGCGATCTTCCCGAGCTCACCGCGGAACTGGCCGAATTGCCCGGCGTGCGAAGCACTGCGACCGGCACGGAGGATCCGCTCGAAGATTGA
- a CDS encoding DivIVA domain-containing protein, translating into MAPVGGEDLTSVRPSFESAWRGYQRGQVDEFVAWAQDEFRRLAAERDAAARRADELAERNRELRATVDRISRTPIEPDALQERSRRMVELTREEAAEIVSRAEGAAARIVSDAKAEAVRLTEKEHALVEAVVEDRARQRREHEDLLRRAAEERAAADEAAAKERRRLEEHLTRTLADRRADALREISDRTAAARLEADQAVREAADHSARIVADAERRVSELVAVQHRVKTALRGARELLATANAELAPDGTPVPNQRRTSAVTEVPETAAAG; encoded by the coding sequence ATGGCCCCCGTCGGTGGCGAGGACCTGACGTCCGTCCGGCCGTCCTTCGAGTCGGCATGGCGCGGCTACCAGCGCGGCCAGGTCGACGAATTCGTGGCCTGGGCGCAGGACGAGTTCCGGCGGCTGGCAGCCGAACGCGACGCCGCGGCTCGGCGCGCGGACGAACTGGCCGAGCGCAATCGCGAGCTGCGCGCGACAGTCGACCGGATCAGCCGCACCCCGATCGAACCGGACGCGCTGCAGGAACGCTCCCGCCGGATGGTCGAGCTGACCCGCGAGGAAGCCGCGGAAATCGTCTCCCGCGCCGAAGGCGCCGCCGCGCGGATCGTCTCCGACGCGAAAGCGGAAGCCGTCCGTCTCACCGAAAAGGAACACGCGCTGGTCGAAGCCGTGGTCGAGGACCGCGCGCGACAGCGGCGAGAACACGAAGATCTTCTCCGTCGCGCGGCCGAGGAACGGGCAGCCGCGGACGAAGCAGCCGCGAAAGAACGACGCCGGCTGGAAGAACACCTCACCCGCACACTGGCGGACCGCCGCGCGGACGCGCTGCGCGAGATCTCCGACCGCACCGCCGCCGCCCGCCTCGAAGCCGACCAGGCGGTCCGGGAAGCAGCTGACCATTCCGCCCGGATCGTCGCCGACGCGGAGCGCAGAGTCTCCGAACTCGTCGCCGTCCAGCACCGGGTCAAGACCGCGCTGCGCGGTGCCCGCGAACTCCTGGCCACGGCGAACGCCGAGCTAGCACCGGACGGCACTCCGGTGCCGAACCAGCGCCGGACGTCCGCGGTCACCGAGGTCCCGGAGACGGCCGCCGCCGGCTGA